The genomic stretch ACCAGGGCATGACGGACACGGGGGTTGTCGCACAGAAAGTCCGCCAGGTCCATCGAGCCCGCCGCCAGCCCGGCATTGGCGGCGACCACGTCGAAGGCGCCGCAGTCACGCTCGACCAAGGTCAGCAGTTCGGCCAGGTGGCGCACCGGCGCGATGCGAAAGTACCCGAGGCGGTTGAACGATCGCTCGAGGGTCATCCGGTAAAAATGCTGCGGATCGGCAATCAGGATGCGCAAGGCTTTTTGGGGCACGGTGGACTTCCCGGTCGGTGTCGGCTTCACGAGGCGCCAAGGTTACGCAAGCGCCACGGAACACTCTGTAGGACTTTTCCGAAAAATCCGGCCACCCATCCGGGGCCGCACCGCCGCGCGCAGCGACCTCACTCGGTGGTGCTCGGGCTCCAGAAGGCCTGCACCACCAGGGCCGACGTCGAGACCCGCGCCACCAGCGCGTCCAGCTCATCGCCGTCCACCGAGGTGGTGGCCAGCGTCGCCTCGATCT from Pseudomonas ekonensis encodes the following:
- a CDS encoding chemotaxis protein CheY, which produces MPQKALRILIADPQHFYRMTLERSFNRLGYFRIAPVRHLAELLTLVERDCGAFDVVAANAGLAAGSMDLADFLCDNPRVRHALVYNAPASTVAGFACRPIRISEAQLPDIRQIERLMAQIEEAVGQAVGV